From Spirosoma aerolatum, one genomic window encodes:
- a CDS encoding enolase C-terminal domain-like protein has translation MNEHCQTENLTRREFIRSAGFVMALGATNSVGFPQLVNLPKQSTIIRIRQVDSNFEREPLNPYRFKGSAITESWQVASLLESESGIRKVGLCTQGVLWSDAKVFANHSERVGNALMYAISDRALQMLKGNTFTDPVTLLDNLFPEVYAYAKTITRNPDLRKTFALNALVSVDNAAWLLYAHENGLTRFDDIIPAPYRSGLSYHHEKVASIPSFSVGATVESIKKAADEGYFILKLKTGAAGTQADMLEKDLAFLTAVHKAIGHYETPYTQSGKIPYYFDANGRYEKKETLLRFLDHAHKIGAFDQIAVIEEPFDERNEEFVGDLGVRIAADESAHTVDDAAIRIQQGYSAIAVKAIAKTLSMTMKIAQLAFEKKVPCFCADLTVNPILVDWNKNVAARLAPFPGMAIGLQETNGHQYFKNWDKLMAYHPKAGATWTRTQRGVYPTDASFYAESGGIFLPSPHYDGLFPA, from the coding sequence ATGAATGAACACTGCCAAACCGAAAACCTGACTCGCCGGGAATTCATTCGCTCTGCCGGGTTTGTCATGGCCCTGGGCGCTACCAATTCGGTGGGGTTTCCCCAATTAGTGAATCTGCCTAAACAGTCGACGATCATCCGGATCAGGCAGGTGGATTCAAATTTTGAGCGGGAGCCACTCAATCCGTATCGATTCAAGGGAAGTGCCATCACGGAAAGCTGGCAGGTAGCCTCATTACTGGAAAGTGAGTCGGGTATTCGTAAAGTCGGGCTGTGTACGCAAGGGGTGCTCTGGTCCGATGCAAAGGTGTTTGCAAACCATTCCGAACGGGTAGGTAATGCACTCATGTATGCTATCAGCGATCGGGCCCTGCAAATGCTGAAAGGGAATACGTTTACGGACCCCGTTACTTTGCTGGATAATCTCTTTCCAGAGGTTTATGCGTATGCTAAAACCATTACCCGAAACCCAGACTTACGGAAAACCTTTGCGCTCAACGCACTCGTTAGTGTTGATAATGCAGCCTGGCTTCTGTATGCTCACGAAAACGGCCTGACGCGTTTCGATGACATCATTCCTGCTCCCTACAGATCGGGCCTGTCCTATCACCATGAGAAAGTGGCCAGTATTCCATCGTTCAGCGTGGGAGCTACCGTAGAGAGCATCAAAAAAGCTGCTGATGAAGGGTATTTTATCTTAAAGCTAAAAACCGGTGCTGCTGGTACCCAGGCCGACATGCTGGAAAAAGACCTGGCTTTTCTGACGGCAGTGCACAAAGCCATTGGGCATTATGAAACGCCTTATACCCAAAGTGGTAAGATTCCCTATTACTTTGATGCCAACGGGCGGTATGAGAAGAAAGAGACGTTGCTCCGCTTTCTGGACCATGCACATAAAATTGGGGCATTCGACCAGATTGCGGTTATTGAAGAACCATTTGATGAGCGAAATGAGGAATTTGTAGGTGATCTGGGGGTACGTATTGCCGCCGATGAGAGTGCTCATACCGTTGACGATGCCGCTATACGTATTCAACAGGGCTATTCGGCAATTGCCGTTAAAGCTATTGCCAAGACCCTGAGTATGACGATGAAAATCGCTCAACTCGCCTTTGAAAAAAAGGTGCCCTGCTTTTGCGCCGACCTGACTGTAAATCCCATTCTGGTCGATTGGAATAAAAATGTAGCTGCCCGGTTAGCACCTTTTCCGGGTATGGCCATCGGCTTGCAGGAAACGAATGGGCATCAGTATTTTAAAAACTGGGACAAATTGATGGCCTATCACCCTAAAGCCGGGGCCACCTGGACTCGAACCCAGCGAGGAGTATATCCGACCGATGCTTCCTTTTATGCCGAAAGCGGGGGCATATTTTTGCCATCTCCCCATTACGATGGTCTGTTTCCTGCTTGA
- a CDS encoding DNA gyrase/topoisomerase IV subunit A, with protein MINEESEGLMDDDSQGPDAEARADGIELTEPIEPENQPTTPSSDVLHDQTVVSGLYESYFLEYASYVILERAVPAVEDGLKPVQRRILHALKEMDDGRFNKVANVIGQTMQYHPHGDASIGEALVNIGQKELLFDTQGSWGDVRTGDGAAAPRYIEVRLSKFALDTIYNDKTTEWQLSYDGRKREPVTLPVKFPLLLAQGVEGIAVGLSTKILPHNFNELVEASIQILKDKPVSLFPDFQTGGLIDVSNYNDGQRGGKVRVRARIEELDKKTLAIRDVPFGVTTSQLIDSIVKAAELGKIRIKAPSRNVAAVVDNTARDVEILVHLQPGVSPDVTIDALYAFTDCEVSISPNACVIIGEKPHFVNVTDILRVNTHQTVQLLQRELEIRRSELMERLLYSSLEKIFIENRIYRKIEECETFEAVLQTIDKALKPFKKQFYREITEDDLIRLTEIKIKRISKYDGFKADELMRRLEQELAETEDNLANITRYAIVYYKELQKKYGKGRERRTEIRSFNTIAASVVAAANQKLYVDREGGFIGYGLKKDEYVSDCSDIDDIIVFRRDGKCLVTKVQDKVFVGKDIVYVSVFKKADERKIYNIAYLDGKSGITMVKRFPVTGVTRDREYDLTMGNPKSKMTYFSANDNGEAEVITINLTAQSSAKVKQFDFDFASLSIKNRSAQGNILTKYPVRKITQKTGGVSTLGGVDIWYDDHLGRLNRDERGRLLGNFDAKDSILVVYKDGQYELTTFDLTNRYEPSDIAVLMKFDPETVLSAVYFEANQKSWYVKRFKVETTSVDKKFSFIGDVKGSKLLAVSTDRYPRIEIIHQVKERGPQEKMVLEPEGFIDVRGWKALGNKLPFAKVKEVKLLAPKIVKEVVKASVQISEESTAEPAIVEEKEPVQLGLFS; from the coding sequence ATGATAAATGAAGAAAGTGAAGGATTAATGGACGATGATTCACAAGGACCCGATGCGGAAGCAAGAGCTGATGGCATTGAGTTGACAGAACCCATTGAACCGGAAAACCAACCTACTACTCCCTCCAGTGATGTTCTGCACGACCAGACGGTGGTGTCAGGGCTGTATGAATCTTATTTCCTCGAATACGCATCCTACGTTATCCTCGAACGGGCTGTTCCGGCGGTTGAAGATGGGTTGAAACCCGTTCAGCGTCGGATTCTGCACGCCCTGAAGGAAATGGATGATGGCCGATTCAATAAAGTGGCCAATGTGATCGGGCAAACCATGCAGTATCACCCTCATGGTGATGCCTCCATTGGCGAAGCGCTTGTCAATATTGGGCAAAAAGAACTCCTGTTTGATACGCAAGGGAGCTGGGGCGATGTTCGCACGGGCGATGGCGCTGCTGCCCCCCGGTATATTGAAGTGCGGCTCTCAAAGTTTGCCCTGGATACCATTTATAACGATAAAACTACCGAGTGGCAGTTGTCGTACGATGGTCGCAAACGAGAGCCGGTAACCTTACCCGTTAAATTCCCCCTACTGCTGGCACAAGGGGTTGAAGGGATTGCCGTAGGGCTTTCGACCAAAATTCTCCCACATAACTTCAATGAACTGGTTGAAGCATCTATTCAGATTCTGAAAGATAAACCGGTGTCGCTCTTTCCTGATTTCCAAACGGGAGGCCTCATCGACGTGAGCAACTACAACGATGGTCAGCGTGGGGGCAAGGTTCGGGTTCGGGCGCGTATCGAAGAACTGGATAAGAAAACACTCGCTATTCGGGATGTGCCCTTCGGCGTGACCACATCGCAGCTTATCGACTCGATTGTTAAAGCTGCTGAATTGGGTAAAATCCGAATAAAGGCACCGAGTCGGAATGTGGCGGCTGTGGTTGATAATACGGCTAGAGACGTTGAAATTCTGGTTCATCTGCAACCCGGTGTATCGCCCGATGTAACGATTGATGCCTTGTATGCCTTTACCGATTGCGAGGTGTCGATTTCGCCGAATGCCTGTGTGATCATTGGCGAGAAACCGCATTTCGTTAATGTAACCGACATCTTACGGGTCAATACGCATCAGACTGTACAGTTGCTGCAACGGGAACTGGAAATTCGGCGTAGTGAGCTGATGGAACGGTTGCTGTATAGTTCGCTCGAAAAGATCTTTATCGAAAACCGGATTTACCGCAAAATCGAGGAGTGCGAAACGTTTGAGGCCGTTCTACAAACGATTGATAAAGCCTTAAAACCCTTTAAGAAACAGTTCTACCGGGAAATAACCGAAGACGACCTCATTCGGCTTACGGAAATTAAGATCAAGCGTATTTCCAAATACGATGGTTTCAAAGCCGATGAACTGATGCGTCGGCTAGAACAGGAACTGGCCGAAACAGAAGATAATCTGGCGAATATTACCCGGTATGCTATTGTTTATTACAAAGAGTTGCAGAAGAAGTACGGGAAAGGCCGTGAGCGCCGGACCGAAATCCGCAGTTTCAACACGATAGCAGCCAGTGTGGTGGCGGCTGCCAACCAGAAACTGTATGTAGATCGTGAAGGTGGATTTATAGGCTATGGGCTCAAGAAGGATGAGTATGTCAGCGACTGTTCCGATATCGACGATATTATTGTATTCCGTCGGGATGGGAAGTGCCTGGTGACGAAAGTGCAGGATAAGGTGTTTGTTGGAAAGGATATTGTATATGTATCCGTCTTCAAAAAGGCTGACGAACGTAAGATTTACAATATCGCCTATCTGGATGGGAAGTCGGGCATTACCATGGTGAAACGATTCCCGGTGACGGGTGTTACCCGCGATCGGGAATATGACCTGACGATGGGTAATCCAAAGTCGAAGATGACCTATTTTAGTGCAAACGACAATGGCGAAGCTGAGGTGATCACGATCAATCTGACCGCGCAGAGTTCGGCGAAGGTGAAACAGTTTGATTTTGACTTTGCCTCACTTTCGATAAAAAATCGCTCAGCACAGGGAAATATATTGACGAAATATCCAGTCCGAAAGATTACCCAGAAAACGGGTGGTGTTTCGACCCTGGGTGGCGTTGATATCTGGTACGACGATCACCTCGGACGGCTCAACCGCGATGAACGGGGGCGACTACTGGGGAATTTTGATGCCAAAGACAGTATTCTGGTGGTTTATAAAGATGGCCAGTACGAACTCACGACGTTTGATCTGACTAATCGATACGAGCCTTCCGATATTGCTGTGCTCATGAAATTTGATCCGGAAACCGTGCTGTCGGCTGTGTATTTTGAAGCAAATCAAAAATCCTGGTATGTGAAGCGATTTAAGGTGGAAACAACTTCGGTCGACAAGAAATTCAGTTTTATCGGTGATGTTAAAGGGTCGAAGCTCCTGGCTGTCAGCACAGATCGTTATCCACGAATCGAAATCATACATCAGGTGAAAGAGCGGGGGCCTCAGGAAAAAATGGTACTTGAGCCCGAAGGTTTTATCGATGTTCGCGGCTGGAAGGCGTTAGGGAATAAGCTGCCGTTTGCAAAAGTGAAAGAGGTAAAATTGCTGGCTCCTAAAATTGTAAAAGAAGTGGTAAAGGCATCTGTCCAGATATCTGAGGAGTCGACGGCTGAGCCCGCAATTGTTGAAGAGAAAGAGCCCGTGCAGTTGGGTTTGTTTTCCTGA
- a CDS encoding acetylxylan esterase, with the protein MKKLLLPGLLLIWFTNVLAQPSERVVKVLITPDHANWLYKIGEPVKFNVSVYRNNVLLKGVKLRYEIGPEKMEPTKKETLTLKDGTLALDGGSMKTAGFLRCIATAEVDGKEYKGLTTAGVEPQTIKPTVDNPADFKAFWDNAKADLAKIPMDARMTLLPERCTELTNVYHVSLQNINSSRFYGILCVPKKEGKYPAILRVPGAGVRPYNGMIAEADKGFITLEVGIHGIPVTMDPNVYVDLARGALNGYQAANLDDRDRYYYKRVYLGCVRTVDFLTSLPQYDGLNLGVTGGSQGGALSIVTAGLDSRVKWLGAYYPALCDVTGYLHGRAGGWPHLFAGNELAYNNKPDRIKTTGYYDVVNFARLVTIPGRYAWGFNDETCPPTSMYAAYNVITGPKTLDTDFLDTGHWTYPEETEKMMNWLMAQLKGWK; encoded by the coding sequence ATGAAAAAACTGCTTCTTCCTGGCTTACTCCTGATTTGGTTTACCAACGTGTTGGCGCAGCCCTCCGAGCGCGTTGTTAAAGTACTGATTACTCCCGATCATGCCAACTGGCTGTATAAAATTGGCGAACCTGTAAAATTCAATGTATCCGTTTATCGGAATAATGTTCTACTTAAAGGTGTCAAGCTTCGCTATGAGATCGGGCCGGAAAAGATGGAGCCGACAAAAAAGGAAACCCTGACCTTAAAAGACGGAACGTTGGCCCTGGATGGCGGTTCGATGAAAACAGCTGGGTTTCTGCGCTGTATCGCAACGGCTGAAGTAGATGGCAAAGAGTATAAAGGGCTGACGACAGCAGGAGTTGAGCCGCAGACAATCAAGCCAACGGTCGATAATCCGGCTGATTTTAAAGCGTTCTGGGATAATGCCAAAGCCGATCTGGCTAAAATTCCAATGGATGCCCGGATGACCCTATTGCCGGAACGCTGTACCGAGCTGACCAATGTGTATCATGTCAGCCTTCAGAATATCAACAGCTCGCGGTTCTATGGAATTCTATGCGTGCCGAAAAAAGAAGGAAAGTATCCCGCCATTCTGCGTGTCCCCGGTGCTGGTGTTCGCCCGTACAACGGTATGATCGCAGAAGCGGATAAAGGATTTATTACGCTCGAAGTTGGTATACACGGGATTCCGGTTACAATGGATCCTAACGTTTACGTAGATCTTGCGCGTGGGGCATTGAATGGGTATCAGGCAGCTAATCTTGATGACCGCGATCGGTATTACTACAAACGAGTGTATTTGGGGTGTGTTCGTACGGTTGATTTCCTGACGAGTTTGCCTCAGTATGATGGACTGAACCTGGGCGTCACGGGAGGTAGTCAGGGTGGTGCCTTGTCGATCGTAACCGCCGGGCTCGACTCGCGGGTGAAATGGTTAGGGGCTTATTACCCAGCACTTTGCGATGTAACGGGCTACCTGCATGGACGGGCAGGCGGATGGCCGCACTTATTTGCAGGTAATGAACTGGCTTACAATAACAAGCCCGATCGGATCAAAACAACGGGTTATTACGATGTTGTTAATTTTGCCAGGCTCGTGACTATTCCCGGTCGGTATGCCTGGGGATTTAATGATGAAACCTGTCCGCCTACGTCCATGTATGCGGCTTATAATGTCATTACCGGCCCTAAAACCCTGGATACGGACTTCCTTGACACAGGTCATTGGACATACCCGGAAGAAACCGAGAAAATGATGAACTGGTTAATGGCCCAACTAAAAGGATGGAAATAG
- a CDS encoding D-2-hydroxyacid dehydrogenase, with translation MQLFVNTNLDNRLKAELQQQLPPDITAIFRHDVPQEEQKQAFQTADFILGNPPAAWFAEPLPNMKFWQLDSAGFDGYKHVQLNAAVANMGDYFAWPCAETMLAGILAIYRCIPELAVLQSCSEWVGTPIRERTGLLRHKQVVILGTGTIGQAMRQMLSGFACSIQMLARTDPHADLHSADDLKAVLPQTDIVINCLPGTAAGFFSADLIQAMKPGSMYANVGRGSTTDEAALIDALQSRRLGSAVLDVTAQEPLSGDSPLWTMPNVLLTQHTGGGQPDEDAGKVDQFLKNLTRFRAGEALENAVDLARGY, from the coding sequence ATGCAACTATTCGTTAATACTAACCTTGATAATCGGTTAAAAGCTGAACTTCAGCAGCAGCTTCCCCCGGATATTACAGCCATTTTTCGCCATGATGTGCCACAGGAGGAGCAGAAACAGGCTTTTCAGACGGCCGATTTTATCCTGGGTAACCCGCCCGCAGCCTGGTTTGCCGAACCTCTCCCTAATATGAAGTTCTGGCAACTGGACTCGGCTGGATTCGATGGCTATAAACATGTTCAACTGAATGCCGCTGTCGCGAATATGGGCGATTACTTTGCCTGGCCCTGCGCTGAAACGATGCTGGCTGGGATATTGGCCATATACCGTTGTATTCCTGAATTGGCAGTGCTTCAGAGCTGCTCGGAATGGGTCGGTACGCCGATTCGGGAACGGACAGGTTTACTACGCCATAAGCAGGTGGTAATTTTAGGCACGGGTACCATTGGGCAGGCCATGCGGCAAATGTTGTCGGGTTTTGCCTGTAGCATACAAATGCTGGCTCGTACGGATCCACACGCAGATCTGCATTCGGCAGATGATCTTAAAGCCGTTTTGCCACAAACGGATATAGTCATTAACTGCCTGCCGGGTACAGCCGCCGGCTTTTTTTCGGCCGATCTCATTCAGGCAATGAAGCCTGGGAGTATGTACGCCAATGTGGGTCGGGGAAGCACAACCGATGAAGCCGCTCTGATCGATGCGTTACAATCAAGACGGCTGGGGAGTGCTGTACTGGACGTGACGGCTCAGGAACCCCTTTCTGGCGATAGCCCGCTCTGGACAATGCCAAACGTATTACTGACACAGCATACGGGTGGTGGTCAACCGGATGAAGATGCTGGGAAAGTAGACCAATTTTTGAAGAACCTAACCCGGTTTCGGGCGGGGGAAGCGCTCGAAAATGCCGTAGACTTAGCCCGTGGGTATTGA